Proteins from one Bos indicus x Bos taurus breed Angus x Brahman F1 hybrid chromosome 19, Bos_hybrid_MaternalHap_v2.0, whole genome shotgun sequence genomic window:
- the LOC113877025 gene encoding Golgi apparatus membrane protein TVP23 homolog B isoform X1: MLQQDSNDDTEDVSLFDAEEETTNRPKKSRIRHPVASFFHLFFRVSAIIVYLLCELFSSSFIACMVTIILLLSCDFWAVKNVTGRLMVGLRWWNHIDEDGKSHWVFESRKASPQEGKTVSEAESRIFWLGLVACPVLWVVFAFSALFSFRVKWLAVVIMGVVLQGANLYGYIRCKVGSRKNLTSMATTYLGRQFLRQTTGDTQTSSGE, encoded by the exons ATGTTGCAGCAG GACAGTAATGACGACACTGAAGATGTTTCACTGTTTGACGCGGAAGAGGAGACAACTAACAGACCGAAAAAATCCAGAATCAG aCACCCAGTGGcatcatttttccatttattctttcGAGTCAGTGCAATTATAGTCTATCTTCTCTGTGAATTGTTCAGCAGCAGCTTTATTGCCTGTATGGTGACAATTATCTTGTTGTTGTCATGTGACTTTTGGGCAGTCAAG AATGTCACAGGTAGATTAATGGTTGGCCTGCGCTGGTGGAATCATATTGATGAAGATGGAAAAAGCCATTGGGTGTTTGAGTCCCGGAAG GCCTCCCCTCAAGAGGGTAAAACCGTCTCTGAGGCTGAATCAAGGATCTTCTGGTTGGGACTCGTTGCCTGTCCCGTGCTGTGGGTGGTCTTTGCCTTCagtgccctcttctctttcagaGTAAAGTGGTTG GCGGTGGTTATCATGGGCGTGGTGCTGCAAGGGGCCAACCTGTATGGCTACATCAGGTGCAAAGTGGGCAGCAGGAAGAACCTAACCAGCATGGCCACCACGTACCTTGGGAGGCAGTTTTTAAGACAA ACCACCGGCGACACTCAGACCTCCTCAGGAGAGTGA
- the LOC113877025 gene encoding Golgi apparatus membrane protein TVP23 homolog B isoform X2, whose translation MVGLRWWNHIDEDGKSHWVFESRKASPQEGKTVSEAESRIFWLGLVACPVLWVVFAFSALFSFRVKWLAVVIMGVVLQGANLYGYIRCKVGSRKNLTSMATTYLGRQFLRQTTGDTQTSSGE comes from the exons ATGGTTGGCCTGCGCTGGTGGAATCATATTGATGAAGATGGAAAAAGCCATTGGGTGTTTGAGTCCCGGAAG GCCTCCCCTCAAGAGGGTAAAACCGTCTCTGAGGCTGAATCAAGGATCTTCTGGTTGGGACTCGTTGCCTGTCCCGTGCTGTGGGTGGTCTTTGCCTTCagtgccctcttctctttcagaGTAAAGTGGTTG GCGGTGGTTATCATGGGCGTGGTGCTGCAAGGGGCCAACCTGTATGGCTACATCAGGTGCAAAGTGGGCAGCAGGAAGAACCTAACCAGCATGGCCACCACGTACCTTGGGAGGCAGTTTTTAAGACAA ACCACCGGCGACACTCAGACCTCCTCAGGAGAGTGA